One window from the genome of Candidatus Methylomirabilota bacterium encodes:
- a CDS encoding CoA ester lyase, with translation MRRSLHFVPGGNEKMMAKALTLPADGLILDLEDAVTPDRKAATRPVVRRWLETLDFGGRERWVRMNPIFTEHAEADLAETIAGRPDGYVMPKPRRAEDVRRVTDRLDALEQKHGLPFGSTRLVLIATETPEGLLNIKEIAAASPRVAAVSWGIEDLSAAMGLPRTRDEHGRYLDIPRYARVMCAVAASAAGVEALDTVYTDIPDLDGLRRECLEGVAMGFSGKISIHPGQIEVINAAFTPSKADAEDAVALIAAFEEHARRGAGAFAWKGQMMDMPHLTRARKIAEQARRAGVI, from the coding sequence ATGCGCCGATCGCTGCACTTCGTCCCGGGCGGCAACGAGAAGATGATGGCCAAGGCGCTCACCTTGCCCGCCGACGGTCTCATCCTCGATCTGGAGGACGCGGTCACGCCCGATCGCAAGGCGGCGACCCGGCCCGTCGTGCGGCGCTGGCTCGAGACCCTCGACTTCGGGGGGCGCGAGCGGTGGGTCCGGATGAATCCCATCTTCACCGAGCACGCCGAGGCCGATCTGGCCGAGACCATCGCGGGCCGCCCCGACGGCTACGTGATGCCCAAGCCGCGCCGGGCCGAGGACGTCCGTCGGGTGACCGATCGCCTCGATGCCCTCGAGCAGAAGCACGGGCTGCCCTTCGGCTCGACCCGGCTCGTGCTGATCGCCACCGAGACGCCGGAGGGGCTGCTCAACATCAAGGAGATCGCGGCGGCCAGCCCACGGGTCGCCGCGGTCTCGTGGGGCATCGAGGACCTGTCGGCCGCGATGGGGCTGCCGCGCACGCGCGACGAGCACGGCCGCTATCTCGACATCCCGCGCTACGCGCGGGTGATGTGCGCCGTGGCGGCGTCCGCGGCCGGGGTCGAGGCGCTCGACACCGTCTACACCGACATCCCCGATCTCGACGGCCTGCGGCGCGAGTGCCTCGAGGGCGTGGCGATGGGCTTCAGCGGCAAGATCTCGATCCATCCGGGCCAGATCGAGGTGATCAACGCCGCGTTCACCCCGTCGAAGGCCGACGCGGAGGACGCGGTCGCCCTCATCGCCGCGTTCGAGGAGCACGCCCGCCGCGGCGCGGGCGCCTTCGCGTGGAAGGGCCAGATGATGGACATGCCCCATCTCACCCGCGCCCGCAAGATCGCGGAGCAGGCGCGACGGGCGGGGGTGATCTGA
- a CDS encoding MaoC family dehydratase has product HQPGRTITESDNVFFTCLTMNPQPLHIDFHAAQKAEFGKPLVNSLLTLGIAVGLSVGETTLGTTVGNLGFEKVEFPKPVFHGDTIYSETEVVEKRESKSRPQWGVVIFEHRARNQHGDVVMRCRRAAMMRRRAS; this is encoded by the coding sequence GCATCAGCCCGGGCGCACCATCACCGAATCCGACAACGTCTTCTTCACCTGCCTCACCATGAACCCGCAGCCGCTGCACATCGACTTCCACGCGGCCCAGAAAGCAGAGTTCGGCAAGCCGCTCGTGAACAGCCTGCTCACGCTGGGCATCGCGGTGGGCCTGAGCGTCGGCGAGACCACGCTCGGCACCACCGTCGGCAACCTGGGCTTCGAGAAGGTCGAGTTCCCCAAGCCGGTCTTCCACGGCGACACCATCTACTCGGAGACCGAGGTGGTGGAGAAGCGCGAGTCGAAGTCGCGCCCGCAATGGGGCGTGGTGATCTTCGAGCACCGCGCCCGCAACCAGCACGGCGACGTGGTGATGCGCTGCCGCCGCGCCGCCATGATGCGGCGCCGCGCGTCCTGA
- a CDS encoding glycosyltransferase family 39 protein has translation MSSLVVFSLPVGRRPLANQDEARFALLAREGVEHGHWLLPRVRGVIYLNKPPLYFWTVGLLALPFGVVDDATAPLASILCALVTLLAVVALGRRQWEVDIGLTAGLVLATAPFFYFMSHQVLSDMMLTAWLAWALYFLLRARQAASPGRLLAGYYLCLAGALATKGPAALMGLAAALAVVLIEDGWRGLRWLRLPMGLGLLALCTLPWVLLYLLQTERSYVGGVVVGHYGEWYFREKPGSRLAAVGDNLGRFLPWTLFLVPGLWWWWRDRDPRRRPLLAWTVTIAVAVSLSGEQRARYFLPALPALAVLVAEVLVRAPREGGRLGRRAITATYGALLLAAVAAIACLLGPSGRGALGVDVFTPAAGWERWLVSLLMLGGLVAALVILARRGSGIAATLAVTTALGGILFVEGWSYPVRYAERLNIRGFTAAMAATLSADERVLAYPDANLYYDFYLRRPVRELGTAAELDTLLASPQPGDVLLMREAAWAAARPRAESRWEVRLTGQVGNHPMVLLGPRR, from the coding sequence GTGTCGTCGCTGGTGGTGTTCAGCCTACCCGTCGGGCGCCGTCCGCTGGCCAACCAGGACGAGGCCCGCTTCGCGCTCCTCGCCCGCGAGGGGGTGGAGCACGGCCACTGGCTCCTGCCTCGCGTCCGCGGCGTCATCTACCTCAACAAGCCGCCGCTCTATTTCTGGACGGTCGGCCTCCTCGCGCTGCCCTTCGGGGTGGTCGACGACGCCACCGCCCCGCTGGCCTCGATCCTGTGCGCGCTGGTGACGCTGCTCGCGGTGGTCGCCCTCGGACGCCGGCAGTGGGAGGTGGACATCGGGCTGACCGCGGGCCTGGTGCTCGCCACCGCGCCGTTCTTCTACTTCATGTCGCACCAGGTCCTCTCCGACATGATGCTGACCGCGTGGCTCGCCTGGGCGCTCTATTTCCTGCTGCGCGCGCGACAGGCCGCGTCGCCCGGCCGCCTGCTGGCCGGCTATTACCTCTGCCTGGCCGGCGCGCTCGCCACCAAGGGCCCGGCCGCGCTGATGGGGCTGGCCGCGGCCCTGGCGGTGGTGCTGATCGAGGACGGCTGGCGCGGGCTGCGCTGGCTGCGCCTGCCCATGGGCCTCGGCCTCCTCGCCCTGTGCACGCTGCCGTGGGTGCTGCTCTACCTGCTGCAGACCGAGCGGAGCTACGTGGGCGGCGTGGTGGTGGGGCACTACGGCGAGTGGTACTTCCGCGAGAAGCCCGGCTCGCGGCTGGCCGCCGTCGGAGACAACCTCGGCCGCTTCCTGCCGTGGACGCTCTTCCTGGTTCCCGGCCTCTGGTGGTGGTGGCGCGACCGCGATCCGCGTCGGCGGCCGCTGCTCGCGTGGACGGTGACCATCGCGGTCGCGGTGAGCCTCTCCGGCGAGCAGCGCGCGCGCTATTTCCTGCCCGCGCTGCCCGCGCTCGCGGTGCTGGTCGCCGAGGTGCTGGTGCGGGCGCCGCGTGAGGGCGGCCGCCTCGGACGCCGGGCGATCACGGCCACGTACGGAGCGCTGCTGCTCGCGGCGGTGGCGGCGATCGCATGCCTTCTGGGTCCGTCCGGCCGGGGCGCGCTCGGCGTCGATGTGTTCACGCCGGCCGCCGGGTGGGAACGGTGGCTGGTGAGCCTCCTGATGCTGGGCGGACTCGTGGCGGCCCTCGTCATCCTGGCCAGGCGCGGCTCGGGCATCGCCGCGACTCTGGCGGTGACGACCGCCCTCGGCGGTATCCTGTTCGTCGAAGGATGGAGCTATCCGGTGCGCTACGCGGAGCGCCTGAACATCCGCGGCTTCACCGCCGCGATGGCCGCGACGCTCTCGGCCGACGAGCGGGTGCTCGCGTATCCCGACGCGAATCTCTACTACGACTTCTACCTGCGACGGCCGGTGCGTGAGCTGGGCACCGCCGCCGAGCTGGACACGCTCCTGGCCTCCCCGCAGCCGGGCGACGTGCTGCTGATGCGGGAGGCGGCCTGGGCCGCGGCGCGGCCGCGCGCGGAGTCGCGCTGGGAGGTGCGGCTGACCGGCCAGGTCGGGAACCATCCGATGGTCCTGCTCGGCCCGCGGCGATGA